A window of Pecten maximus chromosome 12, xPecMax1.1, whole genome shotgun sequence genomic DNA:
ggaaaacaatgtataaattgattgaaaacaaattCCATGAAATTCACACACATGAAATGTTGTCAAATATTAGAAACTCTCCGAAAGGTGTTTTGTATCAACATTTGATAGATAATGACGGTCTGcaattttatttaagaaaacctattgataaattatataagaaaggtATTTCAAGAATACGATTGTCCTCACATCAGCTTAATATAGAAAGTGGAAGATATACGAATATCGCTAGATCAGATAGATTGTGTACGGTATGTAATAACCGTGATATTGAGGAcgagtttcattttattcttaaatgtcctttttattcaaatctacGTGCTAAATACCTAAAGCCATACTATTTTCGTAAACCTAGTGTATTTAAACTTGTCCAACTACTTAGCGTAAATAATGTCAAGGAGTTGAATAATCTGGGgaaatttatacattttgcATTTAAGCAACGCTCTGATGCATCATAATTTAGGtaaatttatttatgaaaatcttgaaaaatattatctatgtacatcttaatatctataatattagGACAATGAATAGCCATGTACTGTTTggtataatgtatgtgtattggtGTACATGGGCGAGGATGCGTGCGCATGCGTACCCGTGAGGATGTGATCATGTGTGAGTAACTGTGTAGGTATCCTTGTAAGGGtgcgtttatatatatttgtcactcTCCTGTTAATTGCTGCATCAATTGTGTACTATTATTATCATGTTATATGTCATGAATCTCATAAGCCGTAAGGCTTACTGAATAAACAAAttgagaaattgaaattgaacaaaaCATCGAGGGGTCGTACGAAGAGTGAACAAAACGTCGAGGGGTCGTACGAAGAGTGAACAAAACGTCGAGGGGTCGTACGAAGAGTGAACAAAACGTCGAGGGGTCATACGAACGGTGAACAAAACATCGAGGGGTCGTTCGAAGAGTGGACAAAACATCGAGGGGTCGTACGAAGAGTGAACAAAACGTCGAGGGGTCATACGAACGGTGAACAAAACATCGAGGGGTCGTACAAAGAGTTAACAAAACGTCGAGGGGTCGTTCGAAGAGTGGACAAAACATCGAGGGGTCGTTCGAGGGATGAACAAAACATCGAGGGGTCGTACGAACGGTGAACAAAACATCGAGGGGTCGTACGAAGGGTGAACAAAATATCGAGTGACCGtacttgtacattgtatctcaCTGCTATAGAACACCATGTATACATTAGAGTGACAAAATCGCCATTTTATTATTACGTTTGTTTTATGATTCTAGGTTACTTAGTATAACAGATGCAGTAGTTATGACACCTCTAACAAATATTTCCGTCTCTTGTCAGGTATTTTTCATGTCTGCTATGCTAAACAGTGGTTAAAAGCACAGACGTCTGCTTTTGTTTAGAATTAATAGGAacaaatattagccccactcatacaatatatttatatatatatgtttctattAATACTACCAGTAACCGACGCCTGTGGTGAAAGCGCGGTTTCCGTGCTCCATAGAATTCATATATTCTAATATCGTTATCCGAGCGGAACCTGACACAGTATCATCGGtaaaaatagaatgtaggaACACGAGATTGAATCATGATCACTGAAGCATGACAACacttttatcaataaaatatccCTTCAGAGTTAGAGCACATCAACAAAATTCCCCTTTCTTACAAGAATAATTGAATGTGGTTGCCATCCAGAAGATTGCACGATCTACGAGCGCGAGGTGTGTATCTTCGTTCTCGTTCTCGGTCTTGAATCCTGCATCCTTACAGGAAAAGGTAAGTTCATACTTGAAAACACGTATGGAGGGAAAGCGTTTGTGTATAATATCAGTGGGGAAACCGGAAATCAGGAGATTTCCTCCATATTTTTCTCGGATATTTCCTCGgtattttcaaaatgattaatatttacctttttACTATCAAATAAGACAGTGATGGTGTTTCTTGCTTTATCAATTGTCCAAGTGAatcacatttatatctacaacaGATCCAAGGCGTTGTAAAAGAGAATATCTATAATACCATTGGTCACCTATGTGTTTTGGATATGGATAAGTAGCTCGATATGGCATTTAGATGTTGAATGTTTTGTAGCACGACaattgacattcaaattttgaatgttgtgcAGCTCGACATTCGACATCCaacattttaatgtattcaCTGGACAATGATGGAACATTTGAATGTGATGCAAAACGACATACGACATTTCGTATTTTATGGCTATGGGGGCCATAAATAGCTGATATTTTCGTGCTCTAGTAACATTTCGTTAAATATGACCCACTTATAACATGGAGGGTTATGAATTTAAGGTCATTCATGTTCAACTTGGTTGTAATCACGTGATCAAGCTTTCGCGGTAGTTTGAATTTGAATCGAAATTTACACGTGCTTTATGCTCCACTCGGTGTGACGCACGTGATCACACATCATTGATTTAGTTTGGGCCGTGCGATACAGCATTTTCCTGTATATGCATTGCCATTTGTTGAAGCATTTTTCTGATATCAGATACATGCGATGTAATAGGTTtcttttatatcaaaacattagttTTTTAGAGTGGCGGCCATTGCCTAGCCTCTGGttggtcgaaatttagaaatgaaaatatataaaggaGACAGGGACACTATTTGAAAGGGAAATACTTGTTCTAAGCTGCTATTAAAAACAACAGCAAAGAACAAAGACGTGCAAACGAAACCATAACCCTAAATCGAAATCAAAATATAAGCAAGTAATTGGCGCCGTCGTGTTAAACGATCAATAATGCTTGTATTGAATGGTTTTATTTAAGAAACAATGGACAGTAACCTCGAAGATATTAAAGCGGGAGCGTTGTTTCAGaagaaaggggagataatcaaacCAGTGATCCCTGAAGGTGCTGTTGAGGAAATTGTTAGAAACATATATGGCCTAGATGTTGTCAGCTTTGTAGAACTTATCAGTTATAACGACAGGAACTACCACGTGATTGTACACGACCAATCAAAAAACTCTTATATACCAGAAGTGTGGAAGCATGGCTATGTTTTGAAGATACTGAACAGCATGGACTCTAAGTGTCCAAGTATCGTTGGTAAGTGGATGTCACCATCTGATTAGATATTTGATAGTAAAACAGGCCTACAATAcgtaataaaaacaaatgaacCTATATAGAGTGCATATCAAACATTAAAAGTTTATTTTCGATAATTAACATGTTCGATGAACAATTATAGAAAATGTGTTGCGTAACATATAGGCCTAAACAAATAATGAAGAAACTTAAAAAGTAAAAGCTTACACATTTCCTCTGAAAACGAcgattgtaaatattgtaaatgaccGTAAGACCTGTACTGGCGACAAAAAGCAAGGATTACACAAGTGGGCAAAATTATCGTTTATTTCTTCCCAAATGTCGTATAGAGTAAATGAATGCCATATACAAGAACGACCTAGCGTGGAAAGTAATTGTTTATCATTGCATTACTTTGCTTCCCATTTGAATGTATAGGCTATTGTTCTATCATTCGTTTTGAATTTCCGAGATAGACCTCTTACTTTTCATTGTCAATCCGGTATCGTTATcaacatgcaaaaaaaaaaaaaaagacaaaacaaaatgtaaatagaCTAGAAAGAGTAAAAAAGAAATCAGAAATCCGTCAGCGAATTTGTTCACTTATCGATGTCTAAATAATGACTCCCAGCAAGTTATGATCTATCAGACCAAAGAGCGATACTCCCTGAGAGGGGGCCACTAAAGTAAATATAGTCGTGTCCCTAGGCTACGATCTATACATCGagctaaaacaaaaacaaatacaaaacagtttatttaTTGCATGCTTACAGGTACCTGATCTGCAAAGAACATATGTTCTTAAGATAATACTGACTATCAGTATAAGTTGTTGATAATTATTCAAAGAGGACGCGGTATCAAAGAGACAAAGAATGACCACGTAAAAGCTACTGTATTTGCCTTTGCAGAAGCTCATGACCGACTTCTATGAGTCTCATTTGATTTTGCAGAAGCGCAGAACAGTCTTCTAAGTCATCTTCGAAAACAATTAAGCACACCGCTGCCAGAACATGTTCTCACAACTTCCGGAGAGTCGATGTCCCTAGAAACGGTTTCTATGGAGAAAGATCCCAAAGGTATTCTTTTGTGTTATATCGTCGATCTAATGTTTCcgattttattacatttctctACAAATACATTCTTTGTATGTCGTGTAGCATTTCAAAGTTACCACGTTGACGTACTGGTACAATATTACATGAtcaattgaaatcatttttgatTGAGTAATTTAACTTACAATgtatgatacaaacatttaatacaTGAAGTAGAATTACAATTTACCGCGGACGTTGATTGAAGCTAACTAAAAATTGTATATGCTCCTTTCTGTCAAGTATATGTTCTTTCTGTCtgtgttttgtctttttgttgCGAAGACGTTAATTAATAATTAGTTCTGTCCTGTACATATGTATCTCTATAGTCAGTAAAGAACcgtaaaatgtatttatataaatcatatccTCCTTAACCTTCCTCAGATCGGGATAGCGCCCCCTGTGGTACGTATATTGTGCGCTTGCTGAAATACATTCCTGGTGATATGCTGGACAATAATCCCTGTACACCCGGATTGTTATACAATGTCGGCAAATTTATCGGTACATTATCGAACGCAACAAAGGTGAGTATTCCAGTCTGCTTTTTCACTCAAGTTGCCTGATGAGCTCTATTGAAATTGTGAACGTGTACTACTAGCTTCATTTTGAAGTATTATGATACAGTTTATTGCGTACACTTTAGTACCTGATATAAAGTGGTTAAACTGTTATATTCTAGCATTACTGATAATGTTCATATAGGAATTAAAATATTCTAGACAGACAAAATTGTTGTTCAACAGATTTATTATGAATTCTAATGTGTATTCATACAAGGATCGGCAAAATCTTTTCCGACGGTCAAAAGATATGGCAAACGTAAGGACTTAATACGTCAATGAATTCGATATGCATGTCCCTGTGTCGAGTTCTGATTTTACATATTCACAGCCTATTTTATTCTAGGGTTTCCATCGCCCATTTTACGACACGTATTCCTTCTTGTGGAGTCTTGTGGAGGTCCCGAAGCTGAAAGAATTCATATTTGTAGTGCAAGATGAAAACAACATACGTGTGATTGACGAGGTTATATCTACCTTTGAATCCAATGTTCTTCCAGTTCTCGGTGAATTACAGAAAGGTAGGTCTGGGATTCCAATCATCACATAACATAATTTATTATGTTACAAGTCTTTCCTTTCTCGATTGAATGGAGATTTTCTGAGATATATTTTCCAGAATGGTCTGGTTCTTCGAATGTTGAATAAGTTATAgctaaaaaatataatattgttattatcaataatataatgCAAATAAATATTGTGTCAAAATCACTTTTCTTCTTCACTGACAACTGGTTCTTGGCTATTGGTATCGTATTTAACTTGGTAAACAGTTCTTGATTCTAGATACTAGTTCCGCTTCCGTTCTCTTGTATAGACACAATGATACATCTGTAAAAAATCATATCGTACGAATTATTACTAATGATACCACATGAAAGTATTTAAACATCATAATGTTTCAACTTGTTCATTTTACTGatttacttgtatatatatcgttataAGATTATTTAAACATACGAATTGTTCACCTTGTGCAATTACGGTTACACTTGTAAAAGTCATATGATCTTTGACTAATATTTGGTggtttttttatgtatatttattacatattgtatacaatatgtCCTTTTCCCGTCAGGTGTGATACACGGAGACCTTAGCACCCATAACATCCTCGTCACAGAGGTTCCGGGTCAGGATGATGTCCCACCTGAATCACGTGTTTATGACGTCAGTGGCCTGCTAGATTTCATGCACGTGACCGATTCCTACCCAATATTTGACATTGCTATTAACATTGCGTATATGTCAATCATATGCAAACCATCTGAACAACTTGATGCCGGCGGTCATATATTAGCAGGCTTGATACCCATCTTCCCTTTAGATGATGTCGAGTTAGATATCTTACAGATGTGTGTGTGTGCTCGATTATGTCAATCACTTGTATTGGGAGCTTATACCAATTACATGGACCCGTCCAATATGTACGCACTTACCACAGCCGAAAAAGGCTGGCCGCTCCTACACAAAGTTTGGAACACTCCAAAACACGTTCTACAGGATAAATGGCGAGAATTGATTAATGTACGGAGATGAAAGTCTTGATTACACACTAAACCTACCTTTCATCAACGACATTTATATTAGATCAAAAGTTCCAAGGCCACCCATAGGTTGAAATATAGCAGTACAGCAAGCACTACacgtatatagatataaaatggAAGGAAATAGGAAgagttttattttcttatttcatcaaatgtttttaatttttctttatttcttaattgatttattccatgtattattattttatcttttatataaatttatattccTGGCTGGTTCCTGTTGGTAATCATGTTATTTTTAGGAATGTTCATGACTTCAGAGGGCTGTGGTTTTCATATGGCATACCAGCTGTGACTGACTATTAACTGTCCCCCATATATTTGTTCCCAAGATGTTAAGATGTTCAtttaatttattgtgttttctATTAACTATCTGATCTAGATCATAATAAGATATTTCATCTCTGATACATCCATATGATCCATATAATCGCATTTCAACGAGAGTATATATACTTACCTCCCCTTGTCCATCTTTTTGATGTGGTATTACTCAATGATAAGACAGCTCATTGAACACAATGGGTTTTATCAAATATAGAAAAGTATATTTCTCGTCGCTGAGGATCGCAAGAAGTTTTTGAACAACTGCACCTAAAAATGTTGTTCTAGCAACAAACAAGCGTGCCTTAAAATCACTAAAGGATGCGAGCAGCACATAAGGCATCCGTTAACTTGATCCTTTGATCCTTGTCCGCAAATAGCTTCGTGTAGTTTTTCTTATCTATCTTTAAAACATCCCTTCCTATCGAGTCTCttcttttatatcatttaatttgTCTACTTCTACACTATCACAACTCCTTTTCAGCCTTCAAAAAGCCTCCAGTTTATTTTGCTAAAGTTTGTTTCCACGAAAGTCTCGCTAGGGAAGCGTATGGTTGGGAACAAAACGGGAAGTATTTCTTGAAATACATGACCAAAGCAAAACATTACAAATGATAAGATTGAAATTGTGAAACTGCTTGAATTCTTGTTTGACAAGGTCTTTGTTTAGGTACAGACTATTGACATAACTAAAATGTGCCCTTAGCCGACTAGTGTTCGTTTTCATTCAGGGCAACATGGAGCAATATCAAATGCATGCCAAGTCTTTTAACATGCTGACGAATCGGTGACTTCAAATGGAGACGTATCGACTATTTCGATTGGTACGAAATATATTGATTACAAGAACCTGCAATCAAGGATAATTAAGCGAATTCCACGCCAGCAGCTTTCAGTTTACAAATGTGTTTTCCTTTTAACATCTCCATTGACtcaggtatgtctcggccagtgGACCAACCCAAAGTATTCCTCACTGAaacgaacgctcaactaaaacCCCAAAGTCAGGCAGTGTCAAGGCAGATATTAGGAAGAAatttgttaagaaagaagagaaaagataataccccaaatttagtcgcctcttactatttcttacgccctacatgccagaatgaaataaagtaaaattgagaaattttaaaaaatcaatatacaaataaataaaaaggaatTTAACTTGTCCATGTGTCTTTAGTCGacgctatatacatgtatatatacattttactttgaacgATAGGGAGTAAATCGGTTATTTTACTCTAACTTTTCTATCCAAGTGAAAATTTTCTATCTCAACATTTTTGTCTTTATACTCATGCTTTCGATTAGAGATACTTTAGatgttgaaaatatcttaaatatactgaagaaaaaaatcaatggtagtaagaaacataacaaaataaaagaagGAAAATCTAGGTGATTCGAACTCCGAACCATCAGGTTTCTAACCGGTTGAACTAAACAGACTTGTTTAAAAAGCATCTTACTATTATAATTTAAAGTCAGTATAGTTAatgctaaaattaaaatatttcatcaaatgcGTTTAAAGGATTGCAAATATAGATAGAATAAAATAAGATGCGATTTATGTAAATGTTATGGAATTCGGGAACACAACCTTCGAAAGTTGCAAATTTAGCCCGATGATCACCTTTACAATCATATcatgaaatatccattgcatTTAACAAACACATTTTCGCAAATAAGAATATGTATGCTATAGATGTTaaatttgtattcaaaaactttgaaacttatttcatttatttttttttttttttgaagaccTTCAACTTTTGTAGTACAGCAGATAAGAGAAAAATCTGCATTTTGTGGTAAAAGCATGAAACTTGATGTGAACAAAGTTAATaactaaacaaaacatttcagatatGGACCCATCGCCAAAAAGCCATACTATCAAGAATCAAGATGGTCGCCGCGGTATCAAAATAACAAGATTTTAGGCAAAAACAATGGTTGGATATGTTGTATATACTAAAAAATACTGTTTATCAACAATCTACTAAGTATACAAACGAATCAACTTATTCTTCATtatgttttgcttttttttctttcaaaacgaaAACTT
This region includes:
- the LOC117340005 gene encoding hydroxylysine kinase-like, whose protein sequence is MDSNLEDIKAGALFQKKGEIIKPVIPEGAVEEIVRNIYGLDVVSFVELISYNDRNYHVIVHDQSKNSYIPEVWKHGYVLKILNSMDSKCPSIVEAQNSLLSHLRKQLSTPLPEHVLTTSGESMSLETVSMEKDPKDRDSAPCGTYIVRLLKYIPGDMLDNNPCTPGLLYNVGKFIGTLSNATKGFHRPFYDTYSFLWSLVEVPKLKEFIFVVQDENNIRVIDEVISTFESNVLPVLGELQKGVIHGDLSTHNILVTEVPGQDDVPPESRVYDVSGLLDFMHVTDSYPIFDIAINIAYMSIICKPSEQLDAGGHILAGLIPIFPLDDVELDILQMCVCARLCQSLVLGAYTNYMDPSNMYALTTAEKGWPLLHKVWNTPKHVLQDKWRELINVRR